One stretch of Ooceraea biroi isolate clonal line C1 chromosome 4, Obir_v5.4, whole genome shotgun sequence DNA includes these proteins:
- the LOC105283820 gene encoding uncharacterized protein LOC105283820 isoform X2 — translation MAMNMEVADASRKADVCFSTAELDNANSAIDDRSPRNERTSSPRTDGDVTPGDDESVDAGTRKREETAHSSQATSNDRKTDPSDGNANGHVSQSPLAFTIDFDSNKEVDTAKYQNLFERYNARHRRNLSTSKVEVKSKKPSTILSPNLVQKQKVPSTHSEGYFSSEDDTKRKTDQLSERLKQLGVKTSSRAHSSTKKSKNDHVAPCRLSKQHLMTRSCDDESWHNKLSQGFSLELESNENMYWTSQRSATINDLSRVQTSNYDDENEKQYTKNIEYIDTNHDCKEVNDSEDNKVSNMNYITDDFNIKNTNENTLSSVSYTMDLNVDNIADANLDVFNVSNADAGSDGAVSEAGTYTIHKDYTDEEKARMDIDKVFSVGVLTEDESNEAYVHNFKMSISRDNNAWISEWATQVAEHNSLPPIIGGSTGRTPPLSPTKIPSPINARSPRVSRSRYEQPDSNAGDTGDSYVRIKERIGMIPNQYQIIDSGGESDDDTSNSYNTPPNSSQRTPVHSAVARRSSLSESLFRRANTNENRRSIRKYLSSAKSKATDTNVELRNSPSQESSPLHFTRRSSSLDRKEYASDTTESNTSRKNSIKCHKEEDCKHTNSPILSRLRPPTPKLTNSPIVSRKAAATKTLNSPMLDRPKHVAKSSQQAKNVGYFTCVENSSYMLRKSNSTTNYHEGTSYFDKDVPIKAPNMLRNSPELQRHLNIQRSSSNTNIRNVKSQNSVSRRSSFNSNDVDRIAARGKFVVASDSSSETGEQQRKSPLTPISSGIKLNRAFSIRRARLNCESDTTPNTTPEERRRRAQSEVKTVAPVTKQQSYYRSRTSSVGAHGKESLKKPEPTKFRAPSISRTDTGRFSMRASKSAHHAFNNQKTNQKPSKDHKKSARSNSSLTSKEVEFQNWKRRKSYDPMKAAAEGRKKLIDSTKKHHSTEDGSGNYDNSVLRSASFHGTGGALSLANDWSDNEFNYSYEDNQVPPPSSPQLESDSDLETSSYLQTTQNVVSAMSARMTYCPPLDSDNESDEDTSHSLHRNISKGLRHPSDTESSDERHPVPQSSIANTKYNKEFSLRRAKLDSQRMKPVSSSVNKAKNLSHDVRKSESVSSISRPDSGRSSTRVNRASSMGPKTKPKESKKPAAPNVREVEMQNWKRRKSYDPMKAALEGRRKAGLAKKNINSALSPRTDSDR, via the exons ATGGCAATGAACATGGAGGTGGCAGACGCGTCCAGGAAGGCTGACGTTTGTTTTTCAACGGCGGAACTCGACAATGCTAATTCGGCAATTGACGATCGCTCGCCGAGGAACGAGCGGACGTCCTCGCCGCGCACCGACGGCGACGTGACGCCCGGCGATGACGAGTCCGTCGACGCGGGAACGAGGAAGCGCGAGGAAACTGCCCATTCGTCGCAAGCGACTTCGAACGATCGTAAGACTGACCCGTCAGATGGAAATGCCAACGGTCACGTTTCTCAGAGCCCATTAGCCTTCACCATCGACTTTGATAGCAACAAGGAGGTCGACACGGCGAAGTACCAAAACTTGTTCGAGAGATACAATGCCAGGCACAGACGGAATCTCTCCACATCCAAG GTAGAGGTGAAATCAAAGAAACCGAGCACTATATTGTCTCCGAATTTGGTGCAAAAGCAGAAAGTTCCTAGCACACATTCAGAAGGTTACTTTAGTAGTGAGGATGATACAAAGCGAAAAACTGACCAATTGTCAGAAAGACTTAAACAATTag GTGTGAAAACTTCTTCAAGAGCACATTCTAGCACAAAGAAGTCCAAAAATGATCATGTAGCTCCATGTCGTCTAAGTAAACAGCATTTAATGACGCGATCCTGCGATGATGAATCATGGCACAACAAATTGTCCCAAGGATTTTCCCTCGAACTCGAATCCAATGAAAACATGTACTGGACATCCCAAAGATCGGCAACGATAAACGACTTAAGCCGTGTCCAAACTAGCAACTACGACGACGAAAACGAGAAGCAATACACGAAGAATATAGAGTACATCGATACCAATCACGATTGCAAGGAGGTCAATGATTCGGAGGATAATAAAGTGTCTAACATGAATTACATCACTGAcgattttaacataaaaaatacgaaCGAAAACACTTTGTCGAGCGTCAGTTACACGATGGATCTAAACGTAGACAATATCGCGGACGCCAATCTCGACGTGTTTAACGTCAGCAATGCCGACGCCGGCTCTGACGGCGCGGTAAGCGAGGCTGGGACGTATACGATTCACAAGGATTATACCGATGAGGAAAAAGCGAGGATGGACATCGACAAGGTTTTCAGTGTCGGTGTTCTGACCGAGGATGAGAGCAACGAGGCGTACGTTCATAATTTCAAG ATGAGTATCTCTCGCGACAACAACGCGTGGATATCAGAATGGGCTACCCAAGTAGCGGAACATAATTCTCTACCTCCGATAATAGGCGGCTCGACCGGCCGTACACCGCCTCTGAGCCCCACCAAGATACCGTCTCCAATTAACGCTAGGTCTCCACGAGTGTCACGCAGCCGTTAC GAGCAACCCGACAGTAACGCGGGGGACACAGGGGATTCGTACGTACGAATAAAGGAAAGGATTGGTATGATTCCAAACCAATATCAGATCATAGACTCCGGCGGGGAATCCGACGATGATACCAGCAATAGTTACAACACACCACCCAACAGCTCACAACGCACACCTGTACATAGTGCCGTAGCTAGGCGCAGCAGTTTGTCTGAGTCGTTGTTTCGACGTGCGAATACCAACGAAAATAGACGAAGCATCCGAAAATACTTAAGTTCAGCCAAATCGAAGGCTACGGATACCAATGTAGAATTACGGAATAGCCCGTCCCAGGAATCGTCGCCGCTCCATTTTACGAGGAGAAGCAGTTCTCTAGATAG GAAGGAATATGCTTCTGATACAACGGAATCTAATACGTCCagaaaaaatagtataaaatgCCATAAGGAAGAAGACTGCAAGCACACGAATAGTCCTATCTTGAGCCGTCTCAGACCACCCACGCCAAAATTGACTAACAGTCCGATTGTGAGCCGCAAGGCCGCAGCAACGAAGACCCTAAATTCTCCCATGCTGGACAGACCTAAACACGTAGCAAAGTCGTCTCAGCAGGCGAAAAATGTAGGATATTTTACGTGCGTCGAAAACag TTCATACATGTTGAGAAAATCCAACAGCACTACGAACTATCACGAAGGAACTAGTTATTTTGATAAGGACGTGCCTATTAAAGCGCCTAACATGTTACGAAATAGTCCGGAACTTCAACGGCATCTCAATATACAAAGATCGTCAAGCAACACGAACATTAGGAACGTCAAGTCGCAGAATTCGGTGTCGCGTCGTAGCAGTTTCAATAGCAATGACGTTGACAGAATAGCCGCGCGAGGCAAATTCGTTGTTGCTTCCGACAGCAGCAGCGAAACTGGCGAGCAACAGAGGAAATCTCCCTTGACGCCAATCTCCTCCGGAATCAAATTAAATCGGGCTTTCAGTATACGGAGAGCAAG ATTGAACTGCGAGTCTGATACAACGCCGAATACAACCCCCGAGGAAAGACGTAGAAGAGCGCAGTCCGAGGTAAAGACCGTAGCACCTGTGACGAAACAACAAAGTTATTATCGTAGTCGCACAAGTAGCGTCGGAGCGCACGGTAAAGAGTCGTTAAAGAAACCGGAGCCAACGAAATTCCGTGCGCCGTCTATATCTAGAACCGATACCGGTAGATTTAGCATGAGAGCCTCGAAGTCCGCTCAT catGCTTTCAATAACCAGAAAACGAATCAAAAGCCAAGCAAGGATCACAAGAAGTCCGCCAGGAGCAACTCCAGCCTTACGTCCAAAGAGGTGGAATTCCAAAATTGGAAAAGGCGGAAAAGTTACGACCCGATGAAAGCGGCGGCCGAgggtagaaaaaaattaatcgacaGCACGAAGAAACATCATAGCACTGAAGATGGTTCTGGAAA CTATGACAATTCCGTGCTGAGATCCGCAAGTTTCCATGGTACAGGTGGTGCTCTCTCATTAGCTAACGACTGGTCAGACAATGAATTCAATTATTCCTACGAAGACAACCAAGTACCGCCGCCCAGCAGCCCGCAACTG GAGAGCGATAGCGATTTGGAAACTTCGTCCTATCTGCAAACGACTCAGAACGTTGTATCTGCCATGTCCGCTCGGATGACATACTGCCCTCCGCTCGACTCTGACAACGAAAGTGACGAGGACACGAGTCACAGCTTGCATCGGAATATATCAAAGGGACTGCGCCATCCAAGTGACACGGAGAGCAGCGACGAACGACATCCTGTGCCGCAATCTTCTATCGCCAATACTAAATACAACAAGGAATTTAG TTTACGTCGAGCGAAATTAGATTCGCAACGAATGAAACCTGTGTCTTCCAGTGTGAACAAAGCTAAAAATTTGTCGCACGATGTCCGCAAGTCCGAATCCGTTTCCAGCATTAGCAGACCGGACTCGGGCCGATCGAGCACGCGAGTTAATAGAGCTTCAAGCATG GGGCCTAAAACAAAACCAAAGGAGTCGAAGAAGCCCGCGGCGCCGAACGTACGGGAGGTTGAAATGCAAAATTGGAAACGCCGCAAGAGCTACGATCCGATGAAGGCAGCGCtggaaggaaga
- the LOC105283820 gene encoding uncharacterized protein LOC105283820 isoform X1, whose product MAMNMEVADASRKADVCFSTAELDNANSAIDDRSPRNERTSSPRTDGDVTPGDDESVDAGTRKREETAHSSQATSNDRKTDPSDGNANGHVSQSPLAFTIDFDSNKEVDTAKYQNLFERYNARHRRNLSTSKVEVKSKKPSTILSPNLVQKQKVPSTHSEGYFSSEDDTKRKTDQLSERLKQLGVKTSSRAHSSTKKSKNDHVAPCRLSKQHLMTRSCDDESWHNKLSQGFSLELESNENMYWTSQRSATINDLSRVQTSNYDDENEKQYTKNIEYIDTNHDCKEVNDSEDNKVSNMNYITDDFNIKNTNENTLSSVSYTMDLNVDNIADANLDVFNVSNADAGSDGAVSEAGTYTIHKDYTDEEKARMDIDKVFSVGVLTEDESNEAYVHNFKMSISRDNNAWISEWATQVAEHNSLPPIIGGSTGRTPPLSPTKIPSPINARSPRVSRSRYEQPDSNAGDTGDSYVRIKERIGMIPNQYQIIDSGGESDDDTSNSYNTPPNSSQRTPVHSAVARRSSLSESLFRRANTNENRRSIRKYLSSAKSKATDTNVELRNSPSQESSPLHFTRRSSSLDRKEYASDTTESNTSRKNSIKCHKEEDCKHTNSPILSRLRPPTPKLTNSPIVSRKAAATKTLNSPMLDRPKHVAKSSQQAKNVGYFTCVENSSYMLRKSNSTTNYHEGTSYFDKDVPIKAPNMLRNSPELQRHLNIQRSSSNTNIRNVKSQNSVSRRSSFNSNDVDRIAARGKFVVASDSSSETGEQQRKSPLTPISSGIKLNRAFSIRRARLNCESDTTPNTTPEERRRRAQSEVKTVAPVTKQQSYYRSRTSSVGAHGKESLKKPEPTKFRAPSISRTDTGRFSMRASKSAHHAFNNQKTNQKPSKDHKKSARSNSSLTSKEVEFQNWKRRKSYDPMKAAAEGRKKLIDSTKKHHSTEDGSGNYDNSVLRSASFHGTGGALSLANDWSDNEFNYSYEDNQVPPPSSPQLESDSDLETSSYLQTTQNVVSAMSARMTYCPPLDSDNESDEDTSHSLHRNISKGLRHPSDTESSDERHPVPQSSIANTKYNKEFSLRRAKLDSQRMKPVSSSVNKAKNLSHDVRKSESVSSISRPDSGRSSTRVNRASSMGPKTKPKESKKPAAPNVREVEMQNWKRRKSYDPMKAALEGRRKAGLAKKNINSALSPSHVARSQSFHGSVGLAISDWSDEEPIISADEASLY is encoded by the exons ATGGCAATGAACATGGAGGTGGCAGACGCGTCCAGGAAGGCTGACGTTTGTTTTTCAACGGCGGAACTCGACAATGCTAATTCGGCAATTGACGATCGCTCGCCGAGGAACGAGCGGACGTCCTCGCCGCGCACCGACGGCGACGTGACGCCCGGCGATGACGAGTCCGTCGACGCGGGAACGAGGAAGCGCGAGGAAACTGCCCATTCGTCGCAAGCGACTTCGAACGATCGTAAGACTGACCCGTCAGATGGAAATGCCAACGGTCACGTTTCTCAGAGCCCATTAGCCTTCACCATCGACTTTGATAGCAACAAGGAGGTCGACACGGCGAAGTACCAAAACTTGTTCGAGAGATACAATGCCAGGCACAGACGGAATCTCTCCACATCCAAG GTAGAGGTGAAATCAAAGAAACCGAGCACTATATTGTCTCCGAATTTGGTGCAAAAGCAGAAAGTTCCTAGCACACATTCAGAAGGTTACTTTAGTAGTGAGGATGATACAAAGCGAAAAACTGACCAATTGTCAGAAAGACTTAAACAATTag GTGTGAAAACTTCTTCAAGAGCACATTCTAGCACAAAGAAGTCCAAAAATGATCATGTAGCTCCATGTCGTCTAAGTAAACAGCATTTAATGACGCGATCCTGCGATGATGAATCATGGCACAACAAATTGTCCCAAGGATTTTCCCTCGAACTCGAATCCAATGAAAACATGTACTGGACATCCCAAAGATCGGCAACGATAAACGACTTAAGCCGTGTCCAAACTAGCAACTACGACGACGAAAACGAGAAGCAATACACGAAGAATATAGAGTACATCGATACCAATCACGATTGCAAGGAGGTCAATGATTCGGAGGATAATAAAGTGTCTAACATGAATTACATCACTGAcgattttaacataaaaaatacgaaCGAAAACACTTTGTCGAGCGTCAGTTACACGATGGATCTAAACGTAGACAATATCGCGGACGCCAATCTCGACGTGTTTAACGTCAGCAATGCCGACGCCGGCTCTGACGGCGCGGTAAGCGAGGCTGGGACGTATACGATTCACAAGGATTATACCGATGAGGAAAAAGCGAGGATGGACATCGACAAGGTTTTCAGTGTCGGTGTTCTGACCGAGGATGAGAGCAACGAGGCGTACGTTCATAATTTCAAG ATGAGTATCTCTCGCGACAACAACGCGTGGATATCAGAATGGGCTACCCAAGTAGCGGAACATAATTCTCTACCTCCGATAATAGGCGGCTCGACCGGCCGTACACCGCCTCTGAGCCCCACCAAGATACCGTCTCCAATTAACGCTAGGTCTCCACGAGTGTCACGCAGCCGTTAC GAGCAACCCGACAGTAACGCGGGGGACACAGGGGATTCGTACGTACGAATAAAGGAAAGGATTGGTATGATTCCAAACCAATATCAGATCATAGACTCCGGCGGGGAATCCGACGATGATACCAGCAATAGTTACAACACACCACCCAACAGCTCACAACGCACACCTGTACATAGTGCCGTAGCTAGGCGCAGCAGTTTGTCTGAGTCGTTGTTTCGACGTGCGAATACCAACGAAAATAGACGAAGCATCCGAAAATACTTAAGTTCAGCCAAATCGAAGGCTACGGATACCAATGTAGAATTACGGAATAGCCCGTCCCAGGAATCGTCGCCGCTCCATTTTACGAGGAGAAGCAGTTCTCTAGATAG GAAGGAATATGCTTCTGATACAACGGAATCTAATACGTCCagaaaaaatagtataaaatgCCATAAGGAAGAAGACTGCAAGCACACGAATAGTCCTATCTTGAGCCGTCTCAGACCACCCACGCCAAAATTGACTAACAGTCCGATTGTGAGCCGCAAGGCCGCAGCAACGAAGACCCTAAATTCTCCCATGCTGGACAGACCTAAACACGTAGCAAAGTCGTCTCAGCAGGCGAAAAATGTAGGATATTTTACGTGCGTCGAAAACag TTCATACATGTTGAGAAAATCCAACAGCACTACGAACTATCACGAAGGAACTAGTTATTTTGATAAGGACGTGCCTATTAAAGCGCCTAACATGTTACGAAATAGTCCGGAACTTCAACGGCATCTCAATATACAAAGATCGTCAAGCAACACGAACATTAGGAACGTCAAGTCGCAGAATTCGGTGTCGCGTCGTAGCAGTTTCAATAGCAATGACGTTGACAGAATAGCCGCGCGAGGCAAATTCGTTGTTGCTTCCGACAGCAGCAGCGAAACTGGCGAGCAACAGAGGAAATCTCCCTTGACGCCAATCTCCTCCGGAATCAAATTAAATCGGGCTTTCAGTATACGGAGAGCAAG ATTGAACTGCGAGTCTGATACAACGCCGAATACAACCCCCGAGGAAAGACGTAGAAGAGCGCAGTCCGAGGTAAAGACCGTAGCACCTGTGACGAAACAACAAAGTTATTATCGTAGTCGCACAAGTAGCGTCGGAGCGCACGGTAAAGAGTCGTTAAAGAAACCGGAGCCAACGAAATTCCGTGCGCCGTCTATATCTAGAACCGATACCGGTAGATTTAGCATGAGAGCCTCGAAGTCCGCTCAT catGCTTTCAATAACCAGAAAACGAATCAAAAGCCAAGCAAGGATCACAAGAAGTCCGCCAGGAGCAACTCCAGCCTTACGTCCAAAGAGGTGGAATTCCAAAATTGGAAAAGGCGGAAAAGTTACGACCCGATGAAAGCGGCGGCCGAgggtagaaaaaaattaatcgacaGCACGAAGAAACATCATAGCACTGAAGATGGTTCTGGAAA CTATGACAATTCCGTGCTGAGATCCGCAAGTTTCCATGGTACAGGTGGTGCTCTCTCATTAGCTAACGACTGGTCAGACAATGAATTCAATTATTCCTACGAAGACAACCAAGTACCGCCGCCCAGCAGCCCGCAACTG GAGAGCGATAGCGATTTGGAAACTTCGTCCTATCTGCAAACGACTCAGAACGTTGTATCTGCCATGTCCGCTCGGATGACATACTGCCCTCCGCTCGACTCTGACAACGAAAGTGACGAGGACACGAGTCACAGCTTGCATCGGAATATATCAAAGGGACTGCGCCATCCAAGTGACACGGAGAGCAGCGACGAACGACATCCTGTGCCGCAATCTTCTATCGCCAATACTAAATACAACAAGGAATTTAG TTTACGTCGAGCGAAATTAGATTCGCAACGAATGAAACCTGTGTCTTCCAGTGTGAACAAAGCTAAAAATTTGTCGCACGATGTCCGCAAGTCCGAATCCGTTTCCAGCATTAGCAGACCGGACTCGGGCCGATCGAGCACGCGAGTTAATAGAGCTTCAAGCATG GGGCCTAAAACAAAACCAAAGGAGTCGAAGAAGCCCGCGGCGCCGAACGTACGGGAGGTTGAAATGCAAAATTGGAAACGCCGCAAGAGCTACGATCCGATGAAGGCAGCGCtggaaggaaga
- the LOC105283817 gene encoding peptidyl-tRNA hydrolase 2, mitochondrial gives MENMYNIMEIILPYATDSRVIFAVGSVFGYSLCKFMTMAKRRRNYRKKSSEESDTESSETDSNDAVEYTDEYDNYKLVLLIRTDLKMGKGKVAAQCSHAAVAAYKSATKYPKILRAWVESGQPKITLKVDSENELLTLAAKAKSTGLLSNVIRDAGHTQIPAGSVTVCAVGPGPAKFVDKVTGRLKLF, from the exons atggaaaatatgtataacatcATGGAAATAATTCTCCCATATGCCACGGACTCAAGAGTAATATTTGCAGTAGGATCTGTGTTTGGTTATTCTTTGTGTAAATTCATGACTATggcaaagagaagaagaaattataGGAAGAAATCTTCGGAAGAGTCTGATACAGAATCTTCTGAAACAGATAGTAATGACGCAGTG GAGTACACAGATGAATATGACAATTACAAGTTAGTTCTATTGATTAGAACAGATTTGAAAATGGGAAAGGGAAAAGTAGCGGCGCAATGTTCTCATGCAGCTGTCGCAGCGTACAAGTCTGCCACAAAATATCCAAAAATCTTGAGAGCTTGGGTGGAATCTGGCCAGCCTAAGATCACTCTTAAG GTGGATAGTGAAAATGAACTCTTAACCTTGGCAGCGAAGGCAAAATCCACCGGTTTATTATCAAATGTCATAAGAGATGCAGGGCATACGCAGATACCAGCAGGAAGTGTAACAGTATGTGCAGTTGGACCAGGTCCAGCAAAATTCGTAGACAAAGTAACTGGTCGTTTGAAGCTATTTTAA